A single genomic interval of Streptomyces graminofaciens harbors:
- a CDS encoding rhomboid family intramembrane serine protease, whose amino-acid sequence MTAGGVAGSEQRWTGGDRARAAAKVMVGWVALLWVLEVVDVVSGHALDDLGIAPREPSELVDIVPAAFLHFGFGHVAANSVPLLVLGFLSALGGLRRFFAVCALIIVADGLGVWLISPSNTNTAGASGVVFGLFGFLLVSGFVERRFLGVLVGFGIAAAWGGSILAGLAPTQTGISWQGHLIGLVTGVVAAFVFRRRAAVGWG is encoded by the coding sequence ATGACGGCGGGTGGCGTAGCGGGCTCGGAGCAGAGATGGACGGGCGGGGACCGAGCGAGGGCCGCGGCCAAGGTGATGGTCGGCTGGGTGGCGTTGCTGTGGGTGCTGGAGGTCGTGGACGTGGTGAGCGGCCACGCCCTGGACGACCTCGGGATCGCTCCGCGTGAGCCGTCCGAGTTGGTGGACATCGTCCCGGCGGCCTTCCTGCACTTCGGCTTTGGCCATGTCGCGGCGAACAGCGTGCCGTTGCTGGTGCTCGGGTTCCTGTCGGCGCTCGGGGGGCTGCGTCGCTTCTTCGCGGTCTGTGCGCTGATCATCGTGGCCGACGGGCTCGGGGTCTGGCTGATATCCCCGTCGAACACGAACACGGCGGGGGCGTCCGGGGTGGTCTTCGGCCTCTTCGGTTTCCTGCTGGTCAGCGGTTTCGTCGAGCGGCGTTTCCTCGGGGTGCTCGTCGGGTTCGGCATCGCGGCGGCCTGGGGTGGCTCGATCCTCGCGGGGCTCGCGCCCACGCAGACGGGGATCAGCTGGCAGGGGCATCTGATCGGGCTGGTGACGGGGGTGGTGGCGGCGTTCGTGTTCCGTCGGAGGGCGGCTGTCGGGTGGGGCTGA